The Candidatus Poribacteria bacterium sequence CGGCGTCGATTGCAGCGTACGGCTGTCGAGAAGGGTCACGGACGGCTGTTCGTTCCGTCCGGCGGCCACGCGCAGCAGAACGCGCAGCAGAACGCGCAGGTCGTGAGTCATGGACTCGAAGACGCCCGCTTGGATCCATCGCTGAGTCTGCTGATAGACCGCCTCCCACGGCGGCAGGTCGTGAGGCAGCATGCGCCACGAGGCGCCCGCCCGCACGACCCATCGAAGTCCGTTGAAGACTTCCCGCAACGCACGTTCCCGTTGCGGAGCGTCCTCGGTCATCAACGTCAAATAAGGGGCGACGAACCCCCATTCGTCGTCCGCCACGTCGGACGGATAGGCTTTTCGAGACATCTCGTGGCGCTCTCTTCGGTTCGGGGAGGCAGACTCTCGGAAGTATGCCCACAGTTTACCTGAACCTCGGAAAGTCCATCACACACGCTCTAGTGCGACCATGACGACGCGTTGACGGGCGGTTCCTGCGCGAAGACAATGGACGGCGTGCACCGGCCTGGCACAAGAGACGACGAACAGACCACAGGAGACTACTGTGAGGACCGTGAAGCTCGGACTGATCGGCGCAGGCGGAATCGCACAGGCGCACTTCGGCGCGATGTCGAAGGTT is a genomic window containing:
- a CDS encoding transposase, with product MSRKAYPSDVADDEWGFVAPYLTLMTEDAPQRERALREVFNGLRWVVRAGASWRMLPHDLPPWEAVYQQTQRWIQAGVFESMTHDLRVLLRVLLRVAAGRNEQPSVTLLDSRTLQSTP